A DNA window from Novosphingobium sp. RL4 contains the following coding sequences:
- a CDS encoding LysR substrate-binding domain-containing protein: MRRKIPSNSALMAFEASARHGSFARAADELALTEGAISRQIGRLEAFLGVTLFERIGNRVRLLPNGERYAAQIRETLDRLERDSQYLMGQPSDSASLDIAILPTFATRWLIPRLKPFQERHPNITLHLAERMEPFVLTGSGFDAAIHFEHPAWTGMRTHRLLHEVLVPVCHPALIRGRDPATALDALPRLHRRQNPEAWQRYAQETGVVLTNPAIGPRYDLHSMQIEAALAGLGVALVPRLYIESELAEGRLVAPWPDGESISKTFCLILPEPIRLSDAPIQVFANWLLKEVQPSNSTL; this comes from the coding sequence ATGCGCCGCAAGATTCCCAGCAATTCCGCACTCATGGCGTTCGAGGCTTCGGCTCGTCATGGAAGCTTCGCTCGTGCGGCCGACGAACTGGCCCTGACCGAAGGGGCGATCAGTCGGCAGATAGGCCGGTTGGAAGCCTTCCTCGGCGTCACGCTGTTCGAGCGGATCGGTAATCGCGTGCGGCTTTTGCCGAATGGAGAGCGTTATGCGGCTCAGATCCGCGAGACACTCGACCGGCTGGAGCGTGACAGTCAATATTTGATGGGGCAGCCCAGCGACAGTGCGAGCCTCGACATCGCAATCCTGCCGACGTTCGCCACGCGTTGGCTCATCCCGCGTCTGAAGCCGTTCCAGGAGCGGCATCCGAATATCACCCTGCATCTTGCGGAACGGATGGAGCCATTCGTTCTCACCGGCAGCGGGTTCGACGCCGCCATCCATTTTGAGCATCCTGCCTGGACGGGAATGCGGACGCATCGCTTGCTGCATGAGGTGCTAGTTCCGGTCTGCCATCCGGCGCTGATCAGGGGCCGAGACCCTGCGACAGCCCTCGATGCGCTGCCGCGGCTCCATCGCCGCCAGAACCCGGAGGCCTGGCAACGTTATGCGCAGGAAACCGGGGTCGTGCTGACCAATCCTGCGATCGGTCCCCGCTATGATCTTCACTCCATGCAAATCGAAGCCGCGTTGGCCGGTCTCGGCGTTGCGCTCGTGCCGCGCCTCTATATCGAAAGCGAACTGGCTGAAGGTCGCTTGGTCGCGCCTTGGCCTGATGGGGAGTCGATTTCCAAGACCTTCTGCCTCATCCTGCCGGAGCCGATCCGACTGAGCGACGCTCCAATACAGGTTTTCGCGAATTGGCTTCTCAAGGAGGTGCAACCGTCAAATTCAACGCTTTGA